In Halalkalibaculum roseum, a single window of DNA contains:
- a CDS encoding arsenate reductase ArsC codes for MTNILILCTGNSCRSQMAHGWMEHLDIGNRLNVYSAGIETHGVNPKAIQVMKEAGTDISHHTSNHIDEYRKIDFDYVITVCDHAKEHCPYFPSDALRIHQNFKDPAQATGTDEEILTDFRRVRDEIKEFVEVFVKNKIS; via the coding sequence ATGACCAACATTCTAATCCTCTGCACCGGTAACTCGTGCCGGAGTCAGATGGCCCACGGCTGGATGGAGCATTTGGATATAGGCAACCGATTAAATGTTTACAGCGCAGGCATTGAAACGCACGGGGTTAATCCCAAAGCAATACAAGTCATGAAGGAAGCCGGCACGGATATCTCGCATCATACCTCCAACCATATTGATGAATACCGGAAGATTGACTTCGATTATGTGATTACCGTTTGTGATCATGCCAAAGAGCATTGCCCCTATTTCCCATCCGATGCGCTTCGTATTCACCAAAATTTTAAGGATCCGGCACAAGCGACAGGCACGGATGAGGAAATCCTTACCGATTTCAGGCGGGTCCGTGATGAGATCAAGGAGTTTGTAGAAGTATTTGTGAAGAACAAGATATCCTGA